Proteins found in one Cellulomonas palmilytica genomic segment:
- a CDS encoding MarR family winged helix-turn-helix transcriptional regulator — MTTSPRRATPREAAEAWESLFRAQVALMRRFSAEDVWGDLSVREYDVLFTLSGCEGRAARLRELGAQSLLSQPSLSRMVERLEHQGLVHRSPAPDDGRGVVVTLTDEGARVQREIGRRHVDQIHRLVGGALDADELAALRRLTERLRERQATIR; from the coding sequence ATGACGACGAGCCCCCGCCGTGCTACCCCGCGCGAGGCCGCGGAGGCGTGGGAGTCGCTGTTCCGCGCGCAGGTCGCGCTCATGCGGCGGTTCTCCGCCGAGGACGTCTGGGGTGACCTCTCGGTCCGCGAGTACGACGTGCTGTTCACGCTGTCGGGCTGCGAGGGTCGCGCCGCTCGCCTGCGCGAGCTCGGGGCGCAGAGCCTGCTGTCGCAGCCGAGCCTGTCGCGCATGGTCGAGCGGCTCGAGCACCAGGGCCTCGTGCACCGGTCGCCCGCGCCCGACGACGGGCGCGGCGTCGTCGTGACGCTCACCGACGAGGGTGCCCGCGTGCAGCGCGAGATCGGGCGCCGGCACGTCGACCAGATCCACCGGCTCGTCGGCGGCGCGCTCGACGCCGACGAGCTCGCGGCGCTGCGCCGCCTCACCGAACGGCTCCGGGAGCGCCAGGCCACGATCAGGTGA
- a CDS encoding NYN domain-containing protein: MSTASDSGTSGTTYVVVDGENIDATLGTAILQARPAPDQRPRWERVLAFAQKEWGQDVKGLFFLNASSGSLPMSFVQALLAIGFQPIPLSGESYEKVVDIGIKRTLEAIAGRAGDVMLVSHDGDFAGELATLVEDPTRRTGLIAFREFTSTALSGLIGQGLQTFDLEHDVNAFNVQLPRVRIIPLDEFDPTRYL, from the coding sequence ATGAGCACAGCGAGCGACTCCGGCACGTCCGGGACCACGTACGTCGTCGTCGACGGGGAGAACATCGACGCGACGCTCGGGACCGCGATCCTCCAGGCGCGCCCCGCCCCGGACCAGCGTCCGCGCTGGGAGCGCGTGCTCGCGTTCGCGCAGAAGGAGTGGGGCCAGGACGTCAAGGGCCTGTTCTTCCTCAACGCGTCGAGCGGCTCGCTGCCCATGAGCTTCGTGCAGGCGCTCCTCGCGATCGGCTTCCAGCCGATCCCGCTGTCGGGCGAGTCGTACGAGAAGGTCGTCGACATCGGCATCAAGCGCACGCTCGAGGCCATCGCCGGGCGCGCGGGCGACGTCATGCTCGTCAGCCACGACGGCGACTTCGCGGGCGAGCTCGCGACGCTGGTCGAGGACCCGACGCGGCGCACCGGCCTCATCGCGTTCCGCGAGTTCACGTCGACCGCGCTGTCCGGGCTCATCGGCCAGGGCCTGCAGACGTTCGACCTCGAGCACGACGTCAACGCGTTCAACGTGCAGCTGCCACGCGTCCGGATCATCCCGCTCGACGAGTTCGACCCGACGCGCTACCTCTGA
- a CDS encoding YhgE/Pip domain-containing protein: MRRPRPVVALAAVPLTLPLLLCGTAATAADDATGDVVVANTETVQARLDATGALREARVYEQLALSGHGTARISNPVSTSGLRNLDGFSSYSVSDGRMVVDVDVDGERRLRTVSDFDGDLPIGVEVRYTLDGETVSPGDVVGRSGLLEVRYTVTNLTSREDEVTYDDGRGGTTTTTATTVVPMIGQLVTVLPPSFTAVESAEAGIAGDGRGGTRLQFQMTLFPPIGAPTAEFGYSARISRGVVPSATLTSMPVSPLDYPSYKGGSASYASGAQSGVDLTSGAIQIDDNLLRLHDGAAELLAGLVQLRDGAGTLRDGLVGRAAPGAEQLAAGLTGSAAPGARTLADGLNDQILPGARNLSRGLNGQLVPGMSDLNDGLVDQLAPGAAQLAAGLNDQLAPGAAELAEGLTDSAAPGAAALAAGLNDSAAPGAKRVAAGAAALDAGIAEALAKAPALIDGLTQVDEGLAKVEGGLALLSTQIGTLPDKAQPLHDGIAAMRAGIGTTAPPAAGQRPSLMYAVNALRTQLGAASQTATETVGSIEELEAAVTSPTTGLAAFTAMLPAGAQPSYTALLGGISGGLGELEAGMTGSADQLGTAAQTLALVQCGLSAASLPGVCDTTRPGLLEGLAGVDAGITTLTDEVVANVQGGVGTATDTPDDETLRGGVNGLQAGIGLLQDGGDALATGLGRLGEGASRLNTGAGDLSAGIASAARGSRTLSTGIAGAATGAGLLAEGLDTAASGSATLSTGLATAGTGSQRLLDGLRTAATGSSTLANGIGTAADGSSALAVGIGTAAAGSSDLAAGLRDAADGSQRLADGLGTATDGAPQIVDGAKQLSEQGTSQLVESGADTAARFGTGYAVLAAGAQRAAAEGMAYGAPEGASGSTAYSIEIAGVDSGNATNVGKGVAALALFAAAGVIGTVVRRRTA, translated from the coding sequence GTGCGTCGTCCCCGTCCCGTCGTCGCGCTCGCGGCGGTTCCCCTGACCCTCCCCCTGCTGCTCTGCGGCACGGCGGCCACCGCCGCCGACGACGCCACCGGTGACGTCGTCGTCGCCAACACCGAGACCGTGCAGGCCCGGCTCGACGCGACCGGCGCACTGCGCGAGGCACGCGTGTACGAGCAACTCGCACTCTCCGGGCACGGCACGGCCCGCATCTCCAACCCGGTCTCGACGAGCGGCCTGCGCAACCTCGACGGCTTCTCGTCGTACTCCGTGTCCGACGGCCGCATGGTCGTCGACGTCGACGTCGACGGCGAGCGTCGCCTGCGCACCGTGAGCGACTTCGACGGCGACCTGCCGATCGGCGTCGAGGTCCGCTACACGCTCGACGGCGAGACGGTGTCGCCGGGCGACGTCGTCGGGCGCTCCGGCCTGCTCGAGGTCCGGTACACGGTCACCAACCTCACGTCCCGCGAGGACGAGGTGACGTACGACGACGGGCGCGGCGGCACCACGACGACGACCGCGACCACGGTCGTGCCGATGATCGGTCAGCTCGTCACCGTGCTGCCCCCGTCCTTCACCGCGGTCGAGTCGGCCGAGGCCGGGATCGCGGGCGACGGACGCGGCGGCACGCGGCTGCAGTTCCAGATGACCCTGTTCCCGCCGATCGGCGCGCCGACCGCCGAGTTCGGGTACTCGGCGCGCATCTCGCGCGGCGTCGTCCCGTCCGCGACGCTCACGTCGATGCCCGTCTCGCCGCTCGACTACCCGTCGTACAAGGGCGGCTCGGCGAGCTACGCGTCGGGCGCGCAGTCCGGCGTCGACCTCACGTCCGGCGCCATCCAGATCGACGACAACCTGCTGCGCCTGCACGACGGCGCGGCGGAGCTGCTCGCGGGGCTCGTGCAGCTGCGCGACGGCGCGGGCACGCTGCGCGACGGGCTCGTCGGCCGGGCCGCCCCCGGTGCCGAGCAGCTCGCCGCGGGCCTCACCGGCTCCGCGGCGCCCGGCGCGCGCACGCTGGCCGACGGGCTGAACGACCAGATCCTGCCCGGCGCGCGGAACCTCAGCCGCGGCCTGAACGGTCAGCTCGTGCCCGGCATGTCCGACCTCAACGACGGGCTGGTCGACCAGCTCGCACCCGGGGCGGCACAGCTCGCCGCGGGCCTGAACGACCAGCTCGCGCCGGGTGCGGCCGAGCTCGCCGAGGGGCTGACCGACTCCGCGGCCCCCGGTGCCGCAGCCCTCGCCGCAGGCCTGAACGACTCGGCCGCGCCCGGCGCCAAGCGCGTCGCGGCCGGGGCCGCCGCGCTCGACGCCGGGATCGCCGAGGCCCTGGCCAAGGCGCCCGCGCTCATCGACGGCCTCACGCAGGTCGACGAGGGCCTTGCCAAGGTCGAGGGCGGTCTGGCGCTGCTGTCCACGCAGATCGGCACGCTGCCGGACAAGGCGCAGCCGCTGCACGACGGGATCGCGGCGATGCGCGCGGGCATCGGCACGACGGCCCCGCCCGCCGCGGGTCAGCGCCCGAGCCTGATGTACGCGGTCAACGCGCTGCGCACGCAGCTGGGCGCGGCGTCCCAGACCGCCACGGAGACCGTCGGGTCGATCGAGGAGCTCGAGGCCGCCGTGACGAGCCCGACGACGGGACTCGCGGCGTTCACCGCGATGCTCCCCGCGGGCGCGCAGCCCTCGTACACCGCGCTGCTCGGCGGCATCAGCGGCGGGCTGGGCGAGCTCGAGGCGGGCATGACCGGCTCGGCCGACCAGCTCGGGACCGCCGCGCAGACGCTCGCGCTCGTGCAGTGCGGCCTGTCCGCCGCGTCGCTGCCGGGCGTGTGCGACACGACGCGCCCCGGGCTGCTCGAGGGTCTCGCGGGCGTCGACGCGGGCATCACCACGCTCACCGACGAGGTCGTCGCCAACGTGCAGGGCGGTGTCGGCACCGCGACCGACACCCCTGACGACGAGACGCTGCGCGGCGGCGTGAACGGCCTGCAGGCCGGCATCGGCCTGCTCCAGGACGGCGGCGACGCGCTCGCCACCGGCCTCGGCCGGCTCGGCGAGGGTGCGTCGCGGCTCAACACCGGTGCCGGCGACCTGTCGGCGGGTATCGCGAGCGCGGCACGCGGCTCGCGCACCCTGTCCACGGGCATCGCGGGCGCGGCGACGGGCGCCGGGCTCCTCGCCGAGGGCCTCGACACCGCGGCGTCGGGCTCCGCGACGCTCTCCACCGGTCTCGCCACGGCGGGCACCGGCTCGCAGCGCCTGCTCGACGGGCTGCGCACCGCCGCGACCGGGTCGAGCACGCTCGCGAACGGGATCGGCACGGCGGCGGACGGCTCGAGCGCCCTCGCCGTGGGGATCGGGACGGCCGCAGCAGGCTCGAGCGACCTCGCGGCGGGTCTGCGGGACGCGGCCGACGGCTCGCAGCGGCTCGCGGACGGCCTCGGTACAGCGACCGACGGCGCCCCGCAGATCGTCGACGGGGCCAAGCAGCTGTCCGAGCAGGGCACGTCGCAGCTCGTCGAGTCCGGAGCGGACACCGCCGCCCGGTTCGGCACGGGATACGCGGTCCTCGCCGCGGGCGCGCAGCGCGCGGCGGCCGAGGGCATGGCGTACGGCGCGCCCGAGGGTGCGTCGGGCTCGACCGCGTACTCGATCGAGATCGCCGGGGTCGACAGCGGCAACGCGACCAACGTCGGCAAGGGTGTCGCGGCGCTCGCGCTGTTCGCCGCCGCGGGCGTGATCGGCACGGTCGTGCGGCGTCGGACCGCCTGA
- a CDS encoding sirohydrochlorin chelatase: MLVGCSHGTDDHDGRAAIRSILAGVAALRGDLDVREAFVDVQTPEVADVVADAVAGGAPAVVVPLLLSVGFHVKVDVQAAVDVPGARAAAPLGPDPTLVEILVDRLDEAGLTADDAVVLAAAGSTDPAAALAVQEVARRLADALGRHVGPPDERGGGLVVGYGAGASPRVPEAVELVRAGSGRRVVVASYLLAPGYFLDRVREAGADVVAAPLAPDPRLAHLALRRFEEALAASA; encoded by the coding sequence GTGCTGGTCGGCTGCTCGCACGGCACCGACGACCACGACGGCCGCGCCGCGATCCGGTCGATCCTCGCGGGCGTCGCCGCGCTCCGGGGCGACCTCGACGTCCGCGAGGCGTTCGTCGACGTGCAGACGCCCGAGGTCGCCGACGTCGTGGCGGACGCGGTCGCGGGCGGTGCCCCGGCCGTCGTCGTCCCGCTGCTGCTGTCCGTGGGCTTCCACGTGAAGGTCGACGTGCAGGCGGCGGTCGACGTGCCCGGCGCGCGCGCCGCCGCGCCGCTCGGCCCGGACCCGACGCTCGTCGAGATCCTGGTCGACCGGCTCGACGAGGCGGGGCTCACGGCCGACGACGCGGTCGTGCTCGCCGCGGCGGGCTCCACCGACCCGGCCGCGGCGCTCGCGGTCCAGGAGGTCGCCCGCAGGCTCGCCGACGCGCTCGGCCGGCACGTCGGGCCGCCCGACGAGCGCGGGGGAGGGCTCGTCGTCGGGTACGGCGCGGGTGCGAGCCCGCGCGTGCCCGAGGCGGTCGAGCTCGTCCGCGCCGGGTCCGGCCGACGGGTCGTCGTCGCGTCCTACCTGCTGGCGCCGGGCTACTTCCTCGACCGGGTGCGCGAGGCCGGGGCCGACGTGGTCGCCGCCCCGCTCGCGCCGGACCCGCGCCTGGCCCACCTGGCCCTGCGCCGGTTCGAGGAGGCGCTGGCCGCCTCGGCCTGA
- a CDS encoding uroporphyrinogen-III synthase, translating into MSIAPSTTHEGIDQTLAGCVVLITADRRSAELTAALTRRGATVRHAAALGMVPHIDDAALIAATRDLVADPPDTVVVTTGIGFRGWVEAADAAGIADDLLAALRGARIVARGPKARGAIQAAGLTPDWVAESETSAEVAQVLLDEGVKGRDIVVQHHGAGSDGLDDAFRLAGARVRSLVVYRWGPPADPAAVAASVCAVAAGEVDAVAFTSAPGAAAWLDAADAQGVTDRVVARCREGSVVMAAVGPVTAAPLVARGIEPLVPDRGRLGSLVRLIVNHYGGLEALETVAGPLRVYRGAAVLDGRVLPLTPTGLEILRLLAHARGSVVPRDQVLTALPGDSRDPHAAEVAIARLREATGSRGLIRTVVKRGYRLELALP; encoded by the coding sequence GTGAGCATCGCGCCGAGCACGACCCACGAGGGGATCGACCAGACCCTCGCGGGCTGCGTCGTGCTCATCACCGCCGACCGTCGCTCCGCGGAGCTGACCGCGGCGCTCACGCGACGGGGCGCCACGGTGCGCCACGCCGCGGCGCTCGGGATGGTCCCGCACATCGACGACGCGGCCCTCATCGCCGCGACGCGCGACCTGGTCGCGGACCCGCCGGACACGGTCGTCGTGACCACGGGCATCGGGTTCCGCGGCTGGGTCGAGGCCGCGGACGCCGCCGGGATCGCGGACGACCTCCTGGCCGCGCTGCGGGGTGCCCGGATCGTCGCGCGGGGCCCCAAGGCGCGCGGCGCGATCCAGGCCGCGGGCCTCACGCCCGACTGGGTCGCGGAGTCCGAGACGAGCGCCGAGGTCGCGCAGGTCCTCCTGGACGAGGGTGTGAAGGGCCGCGACATCGTGGTCCAGCACCACGGCGCCGGCTCCGACGGTCTCGACGACGCGTTCCGCCTCGCCGGTGCGCGCGTGCGCAGCCTCGTCGTGTACCGGTGGGGCCCGCCGGCCGACCCCGCGGCCGTCGCCGCTTCGGTGTGTGCGGTCGCCGCGGGCGAGGTCGACGCGGTCGCGTTCACGTCCGCCCCGGGCGCCGCGGCGTGGCTCGACGCGGCCGACGCGCAGGGCGTGACCGACCGGGTCGTCGCGCGCTGCCGCGAGGGGTCGGTCGTCATGGCAGCGGTGGGACCGGTGACGGCCGCACCGCTGGTCGCGCGCGGGATCGAGCCGCTCGTGCCGGACCGCGGTCGTCTCGGCTCGCTCGTGCGGCTCATCGTCAACCACTACGGCGGGCTCGAGGCGCTCGAGACCGTCGCGGGCCCCCTGCGGGTCTACCGGGGCGCGGCCGTCCTCGACGGGCGGGTGCTGCCGCTGACGCCGACCGGCCTGGAGATCCTGCGCCTGCTGGCGCACGCGCGCGGCTCGGTCGTGCCGCGGGACCAGGTGCTCACGGCGCTGCCGGGCGACTCGCGCGACCCGCACGCCGCGGAGGTCGCGATCGCGCGCCTGCGTGAGGCGACGGGCTCGCGGGGACTCATCCGCACGGTCGTCAAGCGCGGCTACCGCCTCGAGCTGGCGCTGCCGTGA
- the cobA gene encoding uroporphyrinogen-III C-methyltransferase, with protein sequence MTTMLGLDLTGRRVLVVGGGPVAARRVQALVADGARVVVVAPALCEPLRDAHRWGQLEWRAREVLEGDLDDVWLVHTATGDCWCDDEVARWAAERRVFCVHAARAAGGSARTPATTSLGDVLVGVVSTGTPDPGRTTVVRDALAEKVRDVLADHLREGRVDVRARRRGGQGRVVLVGGGPGDVGLLTLAGRRALAEADVVVTDRLGPVEVLDELAADVEVVDVGKTPGNHPVPQHEIGRILVEHAQRGRVVVRLKGGDPFVYGRGGEEVLACREAGVPVTVVPGVSSALAAPAAAGIPLTHRGTVGALHVMNGHDGWSDAALVGLRDASCTVVVLMGVAALGELAAGALAAGVAPTTPAALVERATTPTQRVTRATLATLEATALAEGVRAPAVLVLGEVAAPGLLEPRVADGRDAADLTDRTMAW encoded by the coding sequence ATGACGACGATGCTCGGACTGGACCTCACCGGTCGGCGCGTGCTCGTCGTCGGCGGTGGCCCGGTGGCCGCGCGGCGCGTGCAAGCGCTGGTGGCCGACGGTGCGCGCGTGGTCGTCGTGGCGCCCGCGCTGTGCGAGCCGCTGCGCGACGCGCACCGGTGGGGTCAGCTGGAGTGGCGCGCCCGCGAGGTGCTCGAGGGTGACCTGGACGACGTGTGGCTCGTGCACACGGCGACGGGCGACTGCTGGTGCGACGACGAGGTGGCGCGCTGGGCTGCGGAGCGCCGGGTGTTCTGCGTGCACGCCGCGCGCGCCGCGGGCGGCTCGGCCCGTACACCGGCGACGACGAGCCTCGGCGACGTGCTCGTGGGCGTCGTCTCGACCGGCACGCCCGACCCGGGCCGCACGACGGTGGTGCGTGACGCGCTCGCGGAGAAGGTCCGTGACGTCCTGGCCGACCACCTGCGTGAGGGACGTGTGGACGTGCGGGCGCGGCGCCGCGGCGGGCAGGGGCGCGTCGTGCTCGTCGGTGGGGGTCCGGGTGACGTCGGGCTGCTGACGCTCGCGGGACGTCGGGCGCTCGCCGAGGCGGACGTCGTGGTGACCGACCGCCTCGGTCCGGTCGAGGTGCTCGACGAGCTCGCGGCGGACGTCGAGGTGGTCGACGTCGGCAAGACGCCGGGGAACCACCCCGTGCCGCAGCACGAGATCGGCCGGATCCTCGTCGAGCACGCGCAGCGCGGCCGGGTGGTCGTGCGGCTCAAGGGCGGCGACCCGTTCGTGTACGGGCGCGGTGGCGAGGAGGTGCTCGCGTGCCGTGAGGCGGGCGTGCCGGTGACGGTGGTCCCGGGCGTGAGCTCCGCGCTCGCGGCGCCGGCCGCGGCGGGCATCCCGCTGACGCACCGCGGCACGGTCGGGGCGCTGCACGTGATGAACGGCCACGACGGGTGGTCGGACGCGGCGCTCGTCGGCCTGCGTGACGCGTCCTGCACGGTCGTCGTGCTGATGGGCGTGGCGGCGCTGGGCGAGCTCGCCGCGGGTGCGCTCGCGGCGGGCGTCGCGCCGACGACGCCCGCGGCGCTCGTGGAGCGCGCGACGACGCCGACGCAGCGCGTCACGCGGGCGACGCTCGCGACGCTCGAGGCCACCGCGCTCGCGGAGGGCGTGCGCGCTCCCGCGGTGCTCGTGCTGGGCGAGGTCGCGGCGCCGGGGCTGCTCGAGCCGCGAGTTGCGGACGGACGTGACGCCGCGGACCTCACAGACCGCACAATGGCGTGGTGA
- the nirD gene encoding nitrite reductase small subunit NirD, with amino-acid sequence MTILDIPQHEQHTDASAWTPVCRLVDLAPERGAAALVDGEQVALFRLVDDTVRAVQQQDPFCGAFVLSRGIVGTRHVGDEVVATVASPMHKQVFDLRTGVCLDPVGKSPVAGLPADLRTWRVRVVDGVVEVAAHATPAVVDDEGSAG; translated from the coding sequence ATGACCATCCTCGACATCCCGCAGCACGAGCAGCACACCGACGCCTCGGCGTGGACGCCGGTCTGCCGCCTGGTCGACCTGGCCCCGGAGCGCGGCGCCGCGGCGCTCGTCGACGGCGAGCAGGTCGCGCTGTTCCGGCTCGTCGACGACACGGTGCGCGCGGTGCAGCAGCAGGACCCGTTCTGCGGCGCGTTCGTGCTGTCGCGCGGCATCGTCGGGACCCGGCACGTGGGCGACGAGGTGGTGGCGACCGTCGCGTCGCCGATGCACAAGCAGGTGTTCGACCTGCGCACGGGCGTGTGCCTCGACCCGGTCGGCAAGTCGCCCGTGGCGGGTCTGCCCGCGGACCTGCGCACGTGGCGCGTGCGCGTGGTCGACGGCGTCGTGGAGGTCGCGGCGCACGCGACGCCGGCCGTCGTGGACGACGAGGGGAGTGCCGGATGA
- the nirB gene encoding nitrite reductase large subunit NirB yields MVAQRLVEALRDRDTAGTWRITVLAEEPRRPYDRVALTSYFSGRDADDLALGDPALWDDPLVTLRRDDKVVAIDREARTVTTERGRTEHYDHLVLATGSSAWVPPMEGADLEGVFVYRTVDDVAALRGYVEKLRESKHVVRGAVLGGGLLGLEAAGALQALGAQATVIQVGTHLMSTQVDLGGGEALRRLINDLGVGVRLNAMTTRIRPHRRGGVGRLDLADGGRVDADVVVVAAGVRPRDELGRTSGLAIGERGGVVVDDTCLTDDPAISAIGEVACIQGACVGLVAPGYAMAEVTADRLLGGAAQFPGADTATKLKLAGVDVASFGDAFGTTPGALEVVWADPVAGVYKKLVLSDDARTLLGGVLVGDASAYASLRPMLGRELPGDPAAYLLPEGGAGAPDLELPDDAGVCSCNNVTAGAIREAVTEHGCTDVGAVKACTRAGTSCGSCLPLVKKLVGTELAKQGITVSSALCEHFALSRAQLYDAIRVSGVASFTEVIERFGTDAAGRGCDICKPAVASILATTAPAHVLEGERAALQDTNDHVMANLQKDGSYSVVPRIPGGEVTPEGLIAIGEVAKDFGLYTKITGGQRIDMFGARIDQLPLIWQRLVDAGFESGHAYGKSLRTVKSCVGSTWCRFGVQDSVALAVLLELRYRGLRSPHKLKLGVSGCARECAEARGKDVGVIATDKGWNVYVGGNGGFTPRHARLLAEDLDTETLIRTIDRFLLYYIRTADRLQRTAPWVDDVEGGLDGVRAVVMDDSLGICADLDEQMARHVEDYADEWRETLDDPEKLRRFASFVNAPEVPDPSLAYVPERGQARPATPDERAAAERGEPVLVAGTTLEVRA; encoded by the coding sequence ATGGTGGCGCAGCGCCTCGTCGAGGCCCTGCGCGACCGCGACACCGCCGGTACGTGGCGCATCACCGTGCTGGCCGAGGAACCGCGTCGTCCGTACGACCGCGTGGCCCTGACCAGCTACTTCTCCGGCCGTGACGCGGACGACCTCGCACTCGGCGACCCCGCGCTGTGGGACGACCCGCTCGTGACGCTGCGCCGCGACGACAAGGTCGTCGCGATCGACCGCGAGGCGCGCACGGTCACCACCGAGCGCGGCCGCACGGAGCACTACGACCACCTCGTGCTGGCGACGGGCTCCTCGGCGTGGGTGCCGCCCATGGAGGGTGCGGACCTCGAGGGCGTGTTCGTCTACCGCACGGTCGACGATGTCGCGGCGCTGCGTGGGTACGTCGAGAAGCTCCGCGAGAGCAAGCACGTCGTGCGCGGCGCGGTGCTCGGTGGTGGCCTGCTGGGGCTCGAGGCCGCGGGGGCGCTGCAGGCGCTCGGCGCGCAGGCGACCGTGATCCAGGTGGGCACGCACCTCATGTCGACGCAGGTCGACCTGGGTGGCGGTGAGGCGCTGCGCCGCCTGATCAACGACCTGGGTGTGGGCGTGCGGCTGAACGCGATGACGACGCGCATCCGCCCGCACCGCCGCGGTGGTGTCGGTCGGCTCGACCTCGCCGACGGCGGCCGCGTGGACGCGGACGTGGTCGTGGTCGCGGCCGGCGTGCGTCCGCGCGACGAGCTGGGCCGCACCAGCGGCCTGGCGATCGGGGAGCGCGGCGGCGTGGTCGTCGACGACACGTGCCTGACCGACGACCCGGCCATCTCGGCGATCGGCGAGGTCGCGTGCATCCAGGGCGCGTGCGTCGGGCTCGTCGCGCCGGGGTACGCGATGGCGGAGGTCACGGCGGACCGCCTGCTGGGTGGGGCGGCGCAGTTCCCGGGCGCGGACACCGCGACGAAGCTCAAGCTCGCGGGCGTGGACGTCGCGAGCTTCGGGGACGCGTTCGGCACGACGCCCGGCGCGCTCGAGGTGGTGTGGGCTGACCCGGTCGCGGGCGTCTACAAGAAGCTCGTCCTGTCCGACGACGCGCGCACGCTGCTGGGCGGCGTCCTCGTCGGCGACGCGTCGGCGTACGCGAGCCTGCGCCCGATGCTGGGCCGCGAGCTGCCGGGCGACCCGGCCGCGTACCTGCTCCCGGAGGGCGGCGCGGGCGCGCCGGACCTCGAGCTGCCCGACGACGCGGGCGTCTGCTCGTGCAACAACGTCACCGCGGGCGCGATCCGCGAGGCGGTCACGGAGCACGGCTGCACGGACGTGGGCGCGGTCAAGGCGTGCACGCGCGCGGGCACGTCCTGCGGCTCGTGCCTCCCGCTGGTCAAGAAGCTGGTCGGCACGGAGCTCGCGAAGCAGGGCATCACGGTGTCCTCGGCGCTGTGCGAGCACTTCGCGCTGTCCCGCGCGCAGCTCTACGACGCGATCCGCGTCTCGGGCGTCGCGTCGTTCACCGAGGTCATCGAGCGGTTCGGCACGGACGCCGCGGGCCGCGGGTGCGACATCTGCAAGCCGGCGGTCGCGTCGATCCTCGCGACGACCGCCCCGGCGCACGTCCTCGAGGGCGAGCGTGCGGCGTTGCAGGACACGAACGACCACGTGATGGCGAACCTCCAGAAGGACGGCTCCTACTCGGTGGTGCCGCGCATCCCCGGCGGCGAGGTCACGCCCGAGGGCCTGATCGCGATCGGCGAGGTCGCGAAGGACTTCGGGCTGTACACGAAGATCACAGGCGGCCAGCGCATCGACATGTTCGGCGCACGCATCGACCAGCTCCCGCTGATCTGGCAGCGCCTGGTCGACGCGGGCTTCGAGTCGGGCCATGCGTACGGCAAGTCGCTGCGCACGGTGAAGTCGTGCGTCGGCTCGACGTGGTGCCGGTTCGGCGTGCAGGACTCGGTGGCGCTCGCGGTGCTGCTGGAGCTGCGGTACCGGGGTCTGCGCAGCCCGCACAAGCTCAAGCTGGGTGTCTCGGGCTGCGCACGCGAGTGCGCGGAGGCGCGTGGCAAGGACGTCGGCGTGATCGCCACCGACAAGGGCTGGAACGTCTACGTGGGCGGGAACGGCGGCTTCACGCCGCGGCACGCGCGGTTGCTCGCGGAGGACCTCGACACCGAGACGCTGATCCGCACGATCGACCGGTTCCTCCTGTACTACATCCGCACGGCGGACCGCTTGCAGCGCACGGCGCCGTGGGTCGACGACGTCGAGGGTGGTCTCGACGGTGTGCGGGCGGTCGTCATGGACGACTCGCTGGGGATCTGCGCCGACCTCGACGAGCAGATGGCGCGGCACGTCGAGGACTACGCCGACGAGTGGCGCGAGACGCTCGACGACCCCGAGAAGCTGCGGCGCTTCGCGTCGTTCGTCAACGCCCCCGAGGTGCCCGACCCGTCGCTCGCCTACGTCCCCGAGCGTGGTCAGGCCCGACCCGCCACACCCGACGAGCGTGCCGCCGCCGAGCGTGGCGAGCCCGTCCTCGTCGCCGGCACCACCCTGGAGGTGCGCGCATGA